The following are encoded together in the Brassica napus cultivar Da-Ae chromosome A9, Da-Ae, whole genome shotgun sequence genome:
- the LOC106422396 gene encoding E3 ubiquitin-protein ligase At4g11680-like has product MSATTTGPDSAASPPSSRVGRANSDGIIDTTPLLPSGVSRAASVDGENGIQRSARRQGLREAARFLRHAGSRRMMREPSVMVRETAAEQLEERQSDWAYSKPVVFLDILWNLAFVAIGVAVLILSRDERPNVPLRVWVVGYGVQCGLHMACVCVEYRRRRCRRRSDTRHGSSASSSPSSTQQYVSLAQLEDTGSTSNSAKHLESANTMFSFIWWVIGFYWVSAGGQTLSSDSPQLYWLCIIFLGFDVFFVVFCVALACVVGLAVCCCLPCIIAILYAVADEEGASKKDIDQMPKFRYRKISNDEKLPGETTNRGIMTECGTDSPIERSLSSEDAECCICLCEYEDGVELRELPCNHHFHCTCIDKWLHINSRCPLCKFNILKNENEV; this is encoded by the exons ATGTCAGCGACGACGACGGGACCGGATTCTGCGGCCTCTCCGCCTTCTTCTCGCGTCGGTAGGGCCAATTCCGACGGAATCATCGACACGACGCCGTTACTCCCTTCCGGCGTCTCGAGAGCCGCGAGCGTCGACGGAGAGAACGGAATTCAACGATCCGCTAGACGACAAGGCCTCAGAGAGGCAGCGAGGTTCCTTCGTCACGCTGGAAGCCGGAGGATGATGCGAGAGCCGTCGGTGATGGTCAGAGAAACCGCAGCCGAGCAATTGGAAGAGAGGCAGAGCGATTGGGCGTATTCGAAGCCCGTGGTGTTCCTCGACATTCTCTGGAATCTCGCCTTTGTGGCGATCGGCGTCGCTGTTCTGATCCTCAGCCGCGACGAACGGCCCAATGTGCCGTTGAGAGTTTGGGTGGTTGGTTACGGTGTTCAGTGCGGGCTTCACATGGCGTGCGTCTGCGTTGAGTACAGGAGGAGGAGGTGTCGGCGGAGGAGTGACACGCGCCATGGATCTTCAGCTTCTTCGTCTCCTTCTTCGACGCAGCAGTACGTTTCGTTAGCTCAGTTGGAGGATACAGGAAGCACTAG TAATTCTGCAAAGCACCTTGAATCAGCCAACACAATGTTCTCGTTTATCTGGTGGGTAATCGGATTCTACTGGGTATCTGCTGGAGGCCAAACATTATCTAGTGACTCTCCTCAGCTCTATtg GCTGTGTATCATATTTCTTGGTTTCGATGTTTTCTTTGTTGTATTCTGTGTTGCACTGGCTTGTGTTGTGGGCCTGGCTGTTTGCTGCTGCCTTCCATGTATAATTGCAATCTTATATGCCGTTGCCGACGAG GAGGGAGCATCGAAGAAGGACATAGATCAAATGCCGAAATTCAGATATAGAAAGATTAGCAACGATGAAAAGCTCCCAGGCGAAACTACAAATCGAGGAATCATGACGGAATGTGGAACAGATTCACCTATCGAACGCTCGCTTTCTTCAGAAGACGCG GAATGCTGCATATGTCTGTGTGAATATGAAGACGGAGTCGAACTAAGAGAGCTACCTTGTAACCATCACTTTCATTGCACTTGCATCGACAAATGGCTTCACATAAACTCTCGTTGCCCGCTTTGCAAGTTCAACATCTTGAAGAATGAAAACGAAGTCTAG